In the Nocardioides panaciterrulae genome, CCACCTCGGCCCCGTCGTTGTTGAACCCCATCCGGTTCACGACCGCCCGGTCCTCGGGCAGCCGGAACAGCCGGGGCCGGGGGTTGCCGGGTTGGGCCTCGCCGGTCACGGTGCCGACCTCGACGTGACCGAAGCCGAGCGCGGCCAGCGCGTCGATGCCGACGGCGTTCTTGTCGAACCCCGCCGCCAGCCCGAGCCGGTTGGGGAAGGCCAGGCCCATCGCCCGGACCGGCCCGGCCGCGTGGCCCGGCCCGGCCGCCTGGCCCGGGCGGCCCGGGCGCGTCAAGCTGCGCCGACTCGCGGAGATCACCGGGCCGGCGGCCCGGAGGGCCCGGAACGCCGCGTGGTGCGCCCGCTCGGGATCGGTCCGGGTCAGGACCCGGTCGAAGAGCAGCCGGTAGGGGCGGCCCATCAGCTTCGGTCCCGGGCCCGTCGGCGCCACCCCGGCCGCGCCGGCACCGGCACCGGCCGGGGCCTCACCGCGCACCGCGCAGCGCCCAGTCCTGCAGGCTGCGCACGCCGATGTCGCCGCGCTCCCGGGCCTCGATGCCCTGCACCGCCGCGCCCAGGCCCTGGACGGTGGTGATGCACGGGATGTTGGCCATGATCGCGGCGGTGCGGATCTCGTAGCCGTCGATGCGCGCCGAGGCACCCCGGCCGCCGCCGCTGGCCGAGCCGTGCGGGGTGTTGATCACCAGGTCGATCTCGCCGGCCAGGATCATCTGCACGGTGGTCTTCTCGCCGTTCGGGCCGGTGCCCTCGTGGTGCTTGCGGACCACCCCGGCGCGCACGCCGTTGCGGCGCAGCACCTCCGCGGTGCCCTGGGTCGCGAGGATCTCGAACCCGTGGTCGGCGAGCACCTTGATCGGGAAGATCATGTGCCGCTTGTCGCGGTTGGCCATGCTGACGAACACCCGGCCCTGCGAGGGCAGGGAGCCGAACGCCGCGGTCTGCGCCTTCGCGAACGCGGTGCCGAAGTCGGCGTCGAGGCCCATCACCTCGCCGGTCGACTTCATCTCCGGGCCGAGCACCGTGTCGACCTGCTGGCCGTCGGGGGTCCGGAACCGGTTGAACGGCATCACGGCCTCCTTGACCGCGATCGGCTGGTCGCCGGGCAGCGACCCGCCGTCCCCGCTCGCGGGCAGCACCCCGGCGGCGCGCAGGGACGCCACCGACTCCCCGAGCATCACCCGGGCGGCGGCCTTGGCCAGCGGCGTGGCGGTCGCCTTGGAGACGAACGGCACGGTCCGGCTGGCCCGGGGGTTGGCCTCGAGCACGTAGAGCACGTCGGAGCCGAGGGCGTACTGGATGTTGAGCAGCCCACGGACCCCGACGCCGCGGGCGATCGCGGCGGTCGCCTCCCGGATCCGGTCGATCTCGGCCTCGCCGAGCGTGATCGGCGGCAGCGCGCAGGAGGAGTCACCGGAGTGGATGCCGGCCTCCTCGATGTGCTCCATGACGCCGCCGAGGAAGAGCTCCTCGCCGTCGAAGATCGCGTCCACGTCGATCTCCACCGCGTCGTCGATGAACCGGTCGACCAGCACCGGGTGCTCCGGGCTGATCTCGGTCGCCCGCTGGATGTAGCCCTCGAGCGCGTCGTCGTCGTAGACGATCTCCATGCCGCGACCGCCCAGGACGTACGACGGCCGCACCAGCACCGGGTAGCCGATCTCCGCCGCGATCGAGCGCGCGTCGGCGAACGAGGTGGCCATGCCGTGCTTGGGGGCGGGCAGGCCGGCCTCGGCGAGCACCCGGCCGAACGCGCCGCGCTCCTCGGCGAGGTGGATCGCCTCCGGGGAGGTGCCGAGGATCGGCACGCCGTTGTCCTTCAGCGCCTGGGCCAGGCCCAGCGGGGTCTGGCCACCGAGCTGACAGATGACCCCGGCGAGCGGGCCGGCCTGCCGCTCGACGTGCACGATCTCGAGCACGTCCTCCAGCGTCAGCGGCTCGAAGTAGAGCCGGTCGGAGGTGTCGTAGTCGGTCGAGACGGTCTCGGGGTTGCAGTTCACCATGATCGTCTCGTAGCCGGCGTCCGCGAGCGCGAGGCTGGCGTGCACGCACGAGTAGTCGAACTCGATGCCCTGCCCGATCCGGTTCGGGCCCGAGCCGAGGATGATCACCGCCTCCTTCTCGCGCGGGCGCACCTCGCTCTCCTCGTCGTACGACGAGTAGTAGTACGGCGTGGCCGCGGCGAACTCGGCGGCGCAGGTGTCCACGGTCTTGAACACCGGCCGGATGCCCAGCGCGTGGCGGACCCCGCGCACGACGTCGGCGCTCATGCCGCGGATCTTCCCGATCTGGGCGTCGGAGAAGCCGTGCCGCTTGGCCCGGCGCAGCACCGCGGGGGTCAGCTCGGCGGCCGCCGCGATCTCGCCGGCGACCTCGTTGATCAGCGCCAGCTGGTCGACGTACCACGGGTCGATCGCGGTGGCCTCGAACACCTCCTGCGGCGTGGCTCCGGCCCGGATCGCGTCCATGACCTTCTTCAGCCGCCCGTCGTGCGGGGTGGCGACCTCCTCGAGCAGGGCGGCCTTGTCCAGGTCGACCCACTCGTGGCTCCAGTCGAAGACGGCGTCCTTGCTCTCGAGGGAGCGCAGCGCCTTCTGCAGGGCCTCGGTGAAGTTGCGGCCGATCGCCATCGCCTCGCCCACCGACTTCATGTGCGTGGTGAGCCTCGGGTCGGCGCCGGGGAACTTCTCGAAGGCGAACCGTGGCACCTTGACCACCACGTAGTCCAGGGTGGGCTCGAAGGCCGCGGGGGTGCTCTGGCCGTCGGGGCGGACGGTGATGTCGTTCGGGATCTCGTCGAGGGTGTAGCCGATGGCGACCTTCGCGGCGATCTTCGCGATCGGGAAGCCGGTCGCCTTGGAGGCGAGCGCGCTGGACCGCGAGACGCGCGGGTTCATCTCGATGACGATCACCCGGCCGTCAGCGGGGTTCACGGCGTACTGGATGTTGCAGCCGCCGGTGTCGACCCCGACCTCGCGGATGATCCGGATCGCCAGGTCGCGCAGGTGCTGGTACTCCCGGTCGGTCAGCGTCATCGCCGGGGCGACCGTGATCGAGTCGCCGGTGTGCACGCCCATCGGGTCGAGGTTCTCGATGGAGCAGACGATGACGACGTTGTCCGCCCTGTCCCGCATCACCTCCAGCTCGTACTCCTTCCAGCCGATGATCGACTCCTCGATCAGCACCTCGGTGGTCGGGCTGGCGGCGAGGCCGGCGCCGGCGATCCGCGCGAGGTCGCCCTCGTCGTAGGCGATGCCGGAGCCGGTGCCGCCCATCGTGAACGAGGGCCGGACCACGACCGGGTAGCCGAGCTCGGCGACGGCCTTCTCGCAGTCGTCGAGCGAGTGGCACACGAAGCTGCGGGCCACCTCGCCGCCGACCTTGTCCACGATCGCGTTGAACTGCTCGCGGTTCTCGCCGCGGTGGATGGCCTCGAAGCTGGCGCCGATCATCTCCACGCCGTACTTCTCCAGCACGCCGTTCTCGTGCAGCGCGGTGGCCGCGTTGAGCGCGGTCTGGCCGCCCAGCGTGGGCAGCAGCGCGTCGGGGCGCTCCTTGGCGATGACCTTCTCGACGAACTCCGGGGTGATCGGCTCGACGTACGTCGCGTCCGCGAACTCCGGGTCGGTCATGATCGTGGCCGGGTTGGAGTTGACCAGGATGACCCGCAGGCCCTCCGCCTTGAGCACCCTGCAGGCCTGGGTGCCGGAGTAGTCGAACTCGCAGGCCTGGCCGATGATGATCGGCCCGGAGCCGATCACCAGCACCGACCGGATGTCCTCACGCTTCGGCATCTCAGGCCTCCTTCTGCTCGGACATGAGCTGACAGAACCGGTCGAACAGGTAGCCCGCGTCGTGCGGCCCGGCCGCGGCCTCGGGGTGGTACTGCACCGAGAATGCCTTCAGCCGGCCCCGGTCGTCGCGGAGCTCGAGCCCCTCGACCACGTCGTCGTTGAGGCAGACGTGGCTCACACTCGCCCGGCCGTACGGTGTCGGGACGGATTCGGCGAGCGGCACTCCCTCGGGCCACCGGACGGCGAAGCCGTGGTTGTGGGCGGTGACCTCGACCTTGGTCGTCGTGCGGTCCATCACCGGCTGGTTGATGCCCCGGTGGCCGTACGTGAGCTTGTAGGTGTCGAACCCGAGGGCCCGGCCGAAGAGCTGGTTGCCGAAGCAGATGCCGAAGTAGGGAAGCCCGGCGGCGAGCGCGCCCCGGAGCAGCTCGACCTGGTGGGTGGTCGCGGCCGGGTCCCCCGGGCCGTTGGAGAAGAACAACCCGTCCGGTGCGACCGCCTCGATCTCGTCGAGCGCCGCGGTGGCGGGCAGCACGTGCACCTCGATGCCGCGCTCGGCCATCCGGTGGGGGGTCATCGCCTTGATCCCGAGGTCGAGGGCGGCGACGGTGAAGCGCTTCTCGCTCCCCCACGGACCGGGGAGCGCGGGGACGACGTACGCCTCCCCCGTCGAGACCTCGCCGTCCAGCTCGGAGCCGGTCATCTCGGCGGACTCGCGGACCCGGGCCAGCACCGCCGTCGCGTCGGCGCCGGTCGAGGAGATGCCCACGCGCATGGCGCCGCGCTCGCGCAGGTGGCGGGTCAGCGCCCGGGTGTCGATGCCGGAGATGCCGACGACGCCCTGCGCGCGCAGCTCGTCGTCGAGGGTGCGGCGCGAGCGCCAGCTCGACGGGACGCGTGCGGGGTCGCGGACGACGTAGCCGGCGACCCAGATCCGGCCGGACTCGGCGTCCTCGTCGTTGATGCCGGTGTTGCCGACGTGCGGGGCGGTCATGACCACGACCTGGCGGTGGTAGGACGGGTCGGTCAGCGTCTCCTGGTAGCCGGTCATGCCGGTGTTGAAGACGGCCTCGCCGAAGGTCTCGCCCTCGGCGCCGTAGGCCTCGCCGTGGAAGGTGCGACCGTCCTCGAGGACCAGGATCGCGGGGCGGGGAGCCGACCGGTCGGGCCGGTCGGGGTGTGCTGGGGCATGCAGGGGCACGCCGTACCTCCTTCTCCGCCTCACGGGACGGATCGTTAAAGGATGTCGAGCGAGGCCGACCCTACCAGCGCGCGCGGCCGGGCCGGCACGCTGTCCCGCTCCTCAGGACCGCCGGTCCAACCCGGGCGGCTACCTCGCGTCGGGGTCGGGCTGGTGGATCCCGAAGGTGTTGCCCTCGAGGTCGAGGTAGTAGCCCTGCCAGGCCATCCCGGTGAGCGCCCTCTTGGGCAGCGCGACGCGTCCGCCGGCCTCCAGGATGCGCCGCTCGGTCTCGTCGTAGTCCCCCACGCCGATCGTGCAGACGAACGCGTTGGTGCCCTGCTCGGGGGCCGGGGCGGGGGCGGGGCGCTGGAGCAGCCCGCCGTTGATGCCCAGCTGGTCGTCGGGGCCGGTGAGGATCCCCCAGTACGCCGAGCCGGCGACCTCGCTCCAGTTCTGGAACGTCCAGCCGAACACCGCGCCGTAGAACGACTTCGCCCGCTCGACGTCCTCGGCCTGGATCTCGAAGTGCACCACCCGTGACATGGGTCCTCCCTCGCCTGCCCCTCCCCATTCTGCACCCGCGTGCCGTCGGGTGGGGCGTCCCGCGGGGACCGCTCGGGGGGCCGTGCGGCGGGCGCTCAGGCCAGCTTGCCGTCCAGCACCGTGGCGCGGCCCCGCAGGAACGTCGCCACGACCCGGCCCGGCAGCTCCATCCCGGCGTACGGCGTGTTCCGCGACAGCGAGGCCGACTCGGCGGGCTCGACGGTGCGGCGCACGGCCGGGTCGTAGAGCACGACGTGGGCGGGCGCACCCACCTCGAGCGGGCGACCGTGGTCGGTGACCCGGCCGATCCGCGCGGGCGCGTAGGACATCCGCTCGGCCACACCGGCCCAGTCGAGCAGGCCGGGGTCGACCATGGTCTCCTGCACGATCGACAGCGCGGTCTCCAGACCGAGCATGCCGAAGGCGGCCGCCGCCCACTCGCAGTCCTTGTCCTCCAGCGGGTGCGGGGCGTGGTCGGTCGCGACGATGTCGATCGTCCCGTCGGCCAGCCCGGCGCGCAGCGCCTCGACGTCGGCGGCCGAGCGCAGCGGCGGGTTGACCTTGTAGATCGGGTCGTAGGTCGCGGCGAGCTCGTCGGTGAGCAGCAGGTGGTGCGGGCACACCTCGGCGGTGACGTCGACCCCCTTGGCCTTGGCCCAGCGCACGATGTCCACGGACCCGGCCGTGGAAACGTGGCAGACGTGCAGTCGCGAGCCCACGTGCTCGGCGAGCAGCACGTCGCGGGCGATGATCGCCTCCTCGGCGACGGCCGGCCAGCCGGCGAGCCCGAGCCGGCCGGAGAGCTCGCCCTCGTTCATCTGCGCGCCCTCGGTGAGCCGCGGCTCCTGGGCGTGCTGGGCGACCACGCCGTCGAAGGCCTTGACGTACTCCAGGGCGCGGCGCATCAGCACCGCGTCACTGACGCACCTGCCGTCGTCGGAGAACACCCGGACGCCGGCGGCCGAGTCGGCCATCGCGCCGAGCTCCGCCAGCTGCTCACCGCGCAGCCCGACGGTGACGGCCCCGACCGGGTAGACGTCGCAGTAGCCGGCCTCCCGGCCCAGCCGCCAGACCTGCTCCACGACGCCGGCGGTGTCGGCGACCGGCTCGGTGTTGGCCATCGCGTGCACGGCGGTGAAGCCGCCCATGGCCGCGGCGCGGGTGCCGGACTCCACCGTCTCGGCGTCCTCGCGACCGGGCTCGCGCAGGTGGGTGTGCAGGTCGACGAGGCCGGGCAGCGCCACGAGTCCGGTCGCGTCGATGGTCTCGACCGGGCCCGACGACTCGAAGTGGATCGACCTGGCGACCTCGCGGACCACGCCGTCGGCGAGCAGCAGGTCGGTCGGCTCCCCGCCGAGCAGCGAGGCGTTCTTGATCAGGTAGCTGGTCACGCTGGTCACTCGGGGACCCCTTCGGTCGAGACGGCGGGGGCGGAGCCGCCCAGGAGCAGGTAGAGGACGGCCATCCGCACGGCCACGCCGTTGGTGACCTGCTCCACGATCACGGAGCGGTCGGAGTCGGCCACGGCGGCGGTGATCTCCATGCCGCGGACCATCGGCCCGGGGTGCATGACGATCGTGTGGTCCTGCAGGGTCGCCATCCGGCGGCCGTCGAGCCCGTAGCGGCGGGAGTACTCCCGCGCGGTCGGGAAGAAGCCGCCGTGCATGCGCTCGCGCTGGACCCGCAGCATCATCACCGCGTCGACCTTCGGCAGCACCGCGTCGAGGTCGTAGGAGGTCTCCACCGGCCAGCCCTCGATGCCCACCGGCAGCAGCGTCGGCGGCGCGATCAGGGTGACCTCCACGCCCAGCGTGTTGAGCAGCAGCGCGTTGGACCGGGCCACCCGGCTGTGCAGCACGTCGCCCACGATCGCGACCCGGCGTCCGTCGAGCCCGCCCGGCTTCGACTGCCCGAGATGGCGCCACATCGTGAACGCGTCCAGCAGCGCCTGGGTGGGGTGCTCGTGGGTGCCGTCGCCGGCGTTCACGACGCTGGAGCGCACCCAGCCGGAGTTGGCCAGCCGGTGCGGGGCGCCGCTGGCGGAGTGGCGTACGACGACCGCGTCGGCGCCCATCGCCTCGAGCGTCAGCGCGGTGTCCTTCAGGCTCTCGCCCTTGGACAGCGAGGAGCCCTTGGCGGCGAAGTTGATGACGTCGGCGGAGAGCCGCTTGGCGGCGGCCTCGAAGGAGATGCGGGTGCGGGTGGAGTCCTCGAAGAAGAGGTTGACCACGGTGCGGCCGCGCAGCGCGGGCAGCTTCTTGATCGGCCGGTCGGCCAGCGAGCGCAGCTCGGCGGCGGTGCTCAGGACCAGCTCCGCGTCGTCGCGGTCGAGGTCGGCGGCGCTCAGCAGGTGGCGCTTCACGACCGGACCTCCGCGGGGGAGCCGAGGATGGTCACGGCGTCCACGTCGTCGACGCCCGCCAGGGACACCCGG is a window encoding:
- a CDS encoding VOC family protein, with protein sequence MSRVVHFEIQAEDVERAKSFYGAVFGWTFQNWSEVAGSAYWGILTGPDDQLGINGGLLQRPAPAPAPEQGTNAFVCTIGVGDYDETERRILEAGGRVALPKRALTGMAWQGYYLDLEGNTFGIHQPDPDAR
- the carA gene encoding glutamine-hydrolyzing carbamoyl-phosphate synthase small subunit, whose translation is MHAPAHPDRPDRSAPRPAILVLEDGRTFHGEAYGAEGETFGEAVFNTGMTGYQETLTDPSYHRQVVVMTAPHVGNTGINDEDAESGRIWVAGYVVRDPARVPSSWRSRRTLDDELRAQGVVGISGIDTRALTRHLRERGAMRVGISSTGADATAVLARVRESAEMTGSELDGEVSTGEAYVVPALPGPWGSEKRFTVAALDLGIKAMTPHRMAERGIEVHVLPATAALDEIEAVAPDGLFFSNGPGDPAATTHQVELLRGALAAGLPYFGICFGNQLFGRALGFDTYKLTYGHRGINQPVMDRTTTKVEVTAHNHGFAVRWPEGVPLAESVPTPYGRASVSHVCLNDDVVEGLELRDDRGRLKAFSVQYHPEAAAGPHDAGYLFDRFCQLMSEQKEA
- a CDS encoding aspartate carbamoyltransferase catalytic subunit; this encodes MKRHLLSAADLDRDDAELVLSTAAELRSLADRPIKKLPALRGRTVVNLFFEDSTRTRISFEAAAKRLSADVINFAAKGSSLSKGESLKDTALTLEAMGADAVVVRHSASGAPHRLANSGWVRSSVVNAGDGTHEHPTQALLDAFTMWRHLGQSKPGGLDGRRVAIVGDVLHSRVARSNALLLNTLGVEVTLIAPPTLLPVGIEGWPVETSYDLDAVLPKVDAVMMLRVQRERMHGGFFPTAREYSRRYGLDGRRMATLQDHTIVMHPGPMVRGMEITAAVADSDRSVIVEQVTNGVAVRMAVLYLLLGGSAPAVSTEGVPE
- the carB gene encoding carbamoyl-phosphate synthase large subunit encodes the protein MPKREDIRSVLVIGSGPIIIGQACEFDYSGTQACRVLKAEGLRVILVNSNPATIMTDPEFADATYVEPITPEFVEKVIAKERPDALLPTLGGQTALNAATALHENGVLEKYGVEMIGASFEAIHRGENREQFNAIVDKVGGEVARSFVCHSLDDCEKAVAELGYPVVVRPSFTMGGTGSGIAYDEGDLARIAGAGLAASPTTEVLIEESIIGWKEYELEVMRDRADNVVIVCSIENLDPMGVHTGDSITVAPAMTLTDREYQHLRDLAIRIIREVGVDTGGCNIQYAVNPADGRVIVIEMNPRVSRSSALASKATGFPIAKIAAKVAIGYTLDEIPNDITVRPDGQSTPAAFEPTLDYVVVKVPRFAFEKFPGADPRLTTHMKSVGEAMAIGRNFTEALQKALRSLESKDAVFDWSHEWVDLDKAALLEEVATPHDGRLKKVMDAIRAGATPQEVFEATAIDPWYVDQLALINEVAGEIAAAAELTPAVLRRAKRHGFSDAQIGKIRGMSADVVRGVRHALGIRPVFKTVDTCAAEFAAATPYYYSSYDEESEVRPREKEAVIILGSGPNRIGQGIEFDYSCVHASLALADAGYETIMVNCNPETVSTDYDTSDRLYFEPLTLEDVLEIVHVERQAGPLAGVICQLGGQTPLGLAQALKDNGVPILGTSPEAIHLAEERGAFGRVLAEAGLPAPKHGMATSFADARSIAAEIGYPVLVRPSYVLGGRGMEIVYDDDALEGYIQRATEISPEHPVLVDRFIDDAVEIDVDAIFDGEELFLGGVMEHIEEAGIHSGDSSCALPPITLGEAEIDRIREATAAIARGVGVRGLLNIQYALGSDVLYVLEANPRASRTVPFVSKATATPLAKAAARVMLGESVASLRAAGVLPASGDGGSLPGDQPIAVKEAVMPFNRFRTPDGQQVDTVLGPEMKSTGEVMGLDADFGTAFAKAQTAAFGSLPSQGRVFVSMANRDKRHMIFPIKVLADHGFEILATQGTAEVLRRNGVRAGVVRKHHEGTGPNGEKTTVQMILAGEIDLVINTPHGSASGGGRGASARIDGYEIRTAAIMANIPCITTVQGLGAAVQGIEARERGDIGVRSLQDWALRGAR
- a CDS encoding dihydroorotase → MTSYLIKNASLLGGEPTDLLLADGVVREVARSIHFESSGPVETIDATGLVALPGLVDLHTHLREPGREDAETVESGTRAAAMGGFTAVHAMANTEPVADTAGVVEQVWRLGREAGYCDVYPVGAVTVGLRGEQLAELGAMADSAAGVRVFSDDGRCVSDAVLMRRALEYVKAFDGVVAQHAQEPRLTEGAQMNEGELSGRLGLAGWPAVAEEAIIARDVLLAEHVGSRLHVCHVSTAGSVDIVRWAKAKGVDVTAEVCPHHLLLTDELAATYDPIYKVNPPLRSAADVEALRAGLADGTIDIVATDHAPHPLEDKDCEWAAAAFGMLGLETALSIVQETMVDPGLLDWAGVAERMSYAPARIGRVTDHGRPLEVGAPAHVVLYDPAVRRTVEPAESASLSRNTPYAGMELPGRVVATFLRGRATVLDGKLA